AAGGTTTAATCTGGATGAATATAACGAGGAATCCACTTCATCCACAGAAAATTGCATGGATATGATTTGTGTTTAAATATTATTAATTAGTTTAATACTTAGACAATTATTCATTTTATGTTCAAATTCAGTAATAAATAGGAGGGGTTTCAATTATGATATTAAAGGGTTGGTTTGTAGTATTATTTTTTTTGTTCTGTAATATTAACTCAAGTTTTGGTTTTCAAAAATCTGATTTTGAAATCATTCAAGAAAGAGTGTTTGAGAACTATCAGAGTAGTCCAGCTACTGATGAAATGGATAAAGACATTTCGATTCTATTCACATTGATTCAGCCTAATGGTAGCTTCAAAGATTTGAATTATGCTGATAAATCCATGACCAAATGGGAGCCAGATAAACATATTAAGCGCCTTGGAAAAATGACAAAAGCCTACACGAGGGCTTCTAGTGACTTTTACCAAGACGATAAACTGTATGATGGAATTATCAGGGGAATGAACTATTGGACAAGCTTAAAGCAAGAACCTATTTCAGATAATTGGTGGTGGTTAAGTATTAGCGTTCCGAAGGAAATTGGCGGCATGCTAATCACCATGAAATATGGAGAAAAACAGGTTCCAAAAGATCTGGAGAACAAGATGATTGAATGGATGAATAAAACAGTTTCCATCACTAAATCTCCAGGAAAGGATGGCTCGAATCTGACGGATATTGCCCAACATATGATTATGCAGGCAGTGTTAACTGAAAATTCTGACCTTTTAAACAAAGCTGTTTCAGTGGTTTCTGAATCCGTTCGAATAACCAAAGGAGATGGAATCCAAAGAGACTTATCCTTTCATGCCCATGGTCCCGAATTATATATGCATGGTTATGGAAGAGAATATTTATTAGGAATTAGGAATGTTGCAGTTTATATCGTGGGCACCAGTTTTTCTTTCAAACCAGAGCAAATAGCCTTGATTTCTGAATTTGTTCGAAATGGGTATTTAAGATCTATGAGGGGTAAATACATAGATTATAGTGTCATTGGAAGAGGCATCGCCAGAGTGAATGCTACTAGAACTAACTCTGGATTGGTAAAGCAATTAAAAGCCATAGATATTGAGGATCATCAACAAGAATATCAGGATGCGATAGATCGAATTGATGGTAAAAAGCCTGTTTCCTATAAGATTGAGCCTAGAAATATCCATTATTGGCGGTCAGATTATACCATTCATCAGAGGCCTGAATTCTTAGTTTCTTTAAATAGTTCTTCAACAAGAACGGTAAGAACGGAATCTGGGAATGGAGAAAACTTGACTGGGCAGTTCCTGACAGAAGGAGCGATGTATATTGCTGTGAAGGGAGATGAATATTTCAATATTTTTCCAAATTGGGAATGGAATAAGATACCGGGTAGTACCACTCCTGAAATAAATCCTCTCAAAAAAAGGACAAACTGGGTAGCTGAAAGAGGAAATGTAGATTTTGTTGGTGGGGTGAGTGATGGGTTGAATGGTGTTTCTGTATATCAAATGAATGCATATAATACCAGGGCCAATAAGGCATGGTTTTTCTTTGGAGATAAAGTGATTTGTTTAGGTGCCGGCATTACAGCAGATCGGGTGGAAACCATCAATACCACTGTCAATCAGTCAAGACTAAGGGGTGATGTCTCGATAGGAAATGAAAATGAAATGCAGGTAATGAATTCAAATTCAACCAAGATTGATAAAGGTCCGATTTGGATTTATCATGATCAAATCGGCTACTTTTTCCCCAATTCGCAGGATATTGAACTTTCTGCTCAAAACCAACCTGGGGCTTGGGCTGACATAAATGGCAATTCCTCTAAAAAGACCATTAATGAAGAAGTATTCAAGCTTTATATCAATCATGGTAAAAATCCTAAAAATGAAAAATACAGCTATATTTTAATGCCTGGAATTGAGTCTACTTCTGCATTAAAAGAGGTTGACTTAACTGGAATCGATGTGGAAAGAAATGATGAAAAAATACAAGCTGTAAGTGATAAGGGGTTAAACTTGCTAGGAGTGGTATTCTATGAAGAAGGAACTTTCGAGTGGGGTGAAAATAAATTGACGGTTGATAAGCCTTGTTTGGTAATGCTTCAAGAATATAGCGAGGGAAAGTGGAATGTTAATTTATCAGATCCAACACAATTGCTTAAAGGGACAGTTAAGTTGAATTTGAAAGTCGATGGCAAATCTAAAAACTTTAACTTTTCTCTTCCTGATGATGACTATGCAGGATCTACAATTAGTAAGCCAATTGATTTGAATTAATATTCATTGACTTAGCCTACTTGCTCTTCGAAAAGACTCTCTAATGTTTTAGGAAGATTTGTGCTAAAGCCAGTATGCGGTCTGGATGTTTGAATCACTGAACTTCTAACTGCTGTCAACCATCTAAATCTAGATGCCAAATCCATTTCTGCAATAGGACCTCCTTTTGAGCTGCCTTGACAAATTTTGTCAAAGGAGGACAAGTTGTTCTCAATCATTTCTAGATCCGCATTAGGGTCTAATGCTAAGAGTTTTTCCTTATTCAAGAATACTTTTGATCCGATAAAACCACTTTTCCAGTCGCAAAGAATCACACCCACATTAATGAACTCTTCACGCTCCACCCGAGGAACCACCCGGATGATGGCATACTCATATAAGTGTTGTCCTTGCATCTTGGGCTTCTTTTGTAAATTGATCAGCATAGGTAAGTCTTAGACTTAAAAATTCTGAATATACTTTTCGAATTTCTGTTACATCTTCAGAATCACCACCAGCCAGTAACCATTCATCCGGAAGTGCCGAAACTAATTCTTCAAATAATTCCTTGTTCAGTTTTGGTTTGAGTACCTCGTTTGCTTCTTCCAATAGGCTAGCTTGAGGTAATAACACATGATTTTTTATGATAGGAAATGGGCCTTTCGCATTTTTCTCCCAATTGGTCCAGGAGTGTTGGAACAAAAAAGCAGCTCCATGGTCGATCAACCAAAGTTCTCGGTTCCACATGAGCATATTGGTATTTCTAAAGGTTCGGTCCACATTGGTGATCAATAGATCTAACCAAACGATTTTTGAGGCTAATAAGGGATCAATTTGCATGGCCAAGGGGTCATAATTGATGGCTCCTGACAAAAAATGTAATGCCAAATTTAAACCTTGGCTACCCTTAAGCAAATCTTGGATTTCCTCATCCCCTTCAGATCTTCCAAATGCCGGATCCAAATTGGCAAAAACCAATTCCGGAACTTTTAAACTAAGTGATCTTGCAATTTCTCCTCCCAGAAATTCAGAAATTAAAGCCTTTTCCCGTTGACCTGACCCTCTAAATTTGAGAACATATTTAAACCCATCGTCTGCATCTGCTAAAGCTGGCAAAGAGCCGCCTTCCCTCAAAGGGAGGATATAGCGGGTGACATTGACGGTACGAAGTTTAAAGTTTTGTGACATGGAATAGTAGGTAGAAAACTTACCTGATTAACTTCTAGGGGAATCTTTCAAAAGTTCATTTTTCAAATTTAAAAGCATCGGAATGATTTATGTAGTGAAAATAGAAAAATATCCTGTCCCTTCAATTTTCTATGCCTTATGAAAGTATTTGTATGCACCTTACTTCTTTTTACTTTTTTGAATTTTGAGGCAGCTTGCCAGAGCGCCAATGATCGTGATCTGATCGTCAATACAGTTCAATTGTATTTTGGAGGAATGATGGAAAGAGATAAATCCAAATTAGAAGCAGCATTTATTCCGGAAGCAAGATTGATTGGATATAGAGGAGAACATTTCACAATTACCTCATTTGAGAGTTGGGCGGAGGGTACCTCTAAGGGTGAGCCCAGAAATTCAATCGACTATAAGAATGAAATTGTATCTATTAGAGTACAAGGGAATGCTGCCTCCGTAGAAACAGAACTGTATTGGCCTGGGGTTTATTATTATGATTTTTTGACCTTGATGAAAATCGATGGGAATTGGAAAATTGTAAATAAAAGCTGGTCAGAAAGGGAGATTTAATTAAATGATTTCTTCTACATGCTTTTGGATATTTTCAGATAGCTTTCCCATAGGGAGATCATTGGTATCTGTACCAAAAGGTTCTTCTATTTCCTCAGCGACCATTTCTAGGCTTGCCATTACGTAAAAGACGAAAGTGACGATAGGAGCTGCGTAATACCCCAAATTAAAAACCAAGGCAAATGGTAAGGTAAGGACGAAAAACAGGATGAATTTCTTGATAAAAGAGCTATAAGAATAAGGAATGGGTGTGTTTTTTATTCGTTCACATGCCCCGCATATATCGGTGAATGCGGTGATTTCGTTATTTAATACAATTAACTGATCTCCGGTAATTTCCCCTTTCTTATATAATTCATTAACTCTAGAGAACATGAATTTTGCGATCTGATTGGGGACATGCTTTTCTAAATCGATGATTGGCTTCAATTCTTCAGGTTCCTCGTTGTCCAACATATATAAAGTAATATGGGATTGTAGGTGTTCCCTTAAAGAAAAAGCATAAATGGGAATACATTTTCTGAAAAATCTTCTTGAATCTGAATCATTTGTGTCAAGAATAGCGGCCAATTTCAAAGCAAAATTCCTACTGCAATTGACCAAAGCTCCCCAAAGCTTCCTTCCTTCCCACCAGCGGTCATATGCAGTGTTTGTTCTAAAAACCATTAGGATTGATAGCACAAAACTCAACAGGCTATGCATGGTTGTCAAATGCGCGAGCCAGCTATCTTCTTCAATTCCCAGGTAATCTATTTCAAGCCAGGCGACAAATAAAGAATAGCCTAAAATGATCAACATCAAAGGCGCTAGTCTTGCTAAGGTATCATACTTTTGTATTAAAAATAATAAGCGAAACCAATCTTTAGGATTATAGCCTTTCATGTTAAATCAACAGTTGAGGACTCAAGTAATAAATATTTATACCAATTAGGAAATACTGCTAAAAATTAGACTTTAGTAATTCATGGATCTTTAAGACTTGAGGGATCAAAAGCTTATTATCTACATTTTTGATGATGAAATCAGCCATTTCATTTTTTGTCTCATCGGGTATTTGTTGATCAATGATCTGGTTAACCTGTTCCTCTGATCGATGTGTATCCCGCATCAAAACACGGGCAACTCGCACTTTTAAAGGGGAACTGACATTGATTACATAATCCAAATCTTTGAAGCTTCCAGTTTCAAAAATCAAAGCCGCTTCCTTTAAAACATATGGACTTTTCTGTTTAGAGGCCCAGGATGCAAAATCTTTGGAAACAGCTGGATGAACTAAGGCATTTATTTTTTTTACCTTTTCTGGATCAGAGAAAACTTCTTTTGCTAAAAATACTCTATTGACCGATCCGTCTTCTAAGTAGGCTTCTTCTCCAAATGTAGATTGAATTCCTTGGATTAAATCGGGTTCATTGGCCATGAGCCATTTAGCGCGATCGTCTGCAAAGTAGGTGGGGATTCCCAAGATTTGAAAAATTCTTGCAACAGTGGACTTTCCTGAGCCTATTCCACCTGTCAAGCCAATAAGAAGTGGAGGTTTATTGCTCATATTTGAGTTTAATGGTAGCAGGTTCAACTCTTACTTCTTCCAGATAAGAAGGCATTGGCTCTACTTTCACCGTAATGGTACTATCTTCTTTATTTCTCTGCGAATAGTTAAGAATCGCGTCAAACTCAATTTCATTCAATTCACTAGCTTTCCGCTCATCAACCTTGTAATAGATCATGATTTTGACTTCCTCATCTTCCATCGTTACGGTCCTTGGGAAGTTGATTTTTTTGACTTTTAACCTTTTGTTTCCTTCTAAAATGGAAACTACGTCAAATTGAACTTGGATACTTTCAGTAATCAGGCTAACCTGATTTTCCAAATTTTTTGGGATCCTTAATTCTACGTCTTTATTGATGCTTTGAGCGATCCTATTTTGATTCATTTGAACAGGAAATCTCCCTTCAAAGCTTTTTAAGACTGAGCTGGGGCCCTGAATGCTGATAGATTCCGGTGTAAAATTGACATCGCCAGTATTTCTATAATTATTGGCAAGTGAAAAGCTGGCCGAATCCAAAACAGGTTTGAGTTTAACAGTCTGGATTTCATCGATTTGGTATTTAATAGAATCTTCCAGCACAGAAATAAGTTGTGTTGGGCTAATAAATTCCCCAAGTGATCTTTTAAGATCGGAAGTCAGTATGTAATTTTTGGAGGCTGGGTTTTCTAGATCTATTTGAAAAGGACTTTCATTGATATTAAAATATTTTCTCAATAAGTCCCAGCCATTTCCATTGATTTCAATTTGGATACTAGCAGGTAATTTTTTGACAGGCATATAGGCCTCGTCATTGTAAACAATCTCAATTGGAAAATCTACAATAGTATTGTAATCGTCCTTATTCAGGGCGTTTAAAATCCAAAAAGTGGTAGCTGCTGCAATGCAGAGGACTACCACTTTCAGATCAGAGAGTTTTTTAGGAGAAATCCCTTTTGAGGATTTTTTAGTTTCCGGCAAAATTCAATTTATTTACTTGTTGTCGGTTTCTTAGAGAAGTCTAAAGAAATAGCTGATTTTTCAACTGTTACTTTCAAACCTCTGTCTAATTCAAGGACCACAGTTTCAGACTCCACAGCACTTACTTTACCGTGAAGACCTCCAATGGTAACCACTGTATCTCCTTTTTTAATTTCTTCAATAAACTTTTTGCTTTCCTTTTGTTTTTTCTGTTGAGGTCTGATCATGAAGAAATACATGATCAAGATTATACCTCCAAATAGGAAAACTTGTCCCATAATGCCGCCGCCACCTGCGGCAGCCTGTGCTAATACTGTAGTAATCATGCTTATCGTTTAACTGGTCCTACTGGAGCTGTTGCGCCAGCAGCTTTAGGGGTAACTGTACCTTTCATTCTCAATCGAGTAACAGTAGGGTTAGTGTTTGCTTGAATACTAACTGTAGGAGCTTGTGCTCCACGCTTTGAAGTGGAATTGAATACTACTTTTACATAGCCTTCTTCTCCTGGCTTAATTGGAGTTTTGGTCCAATCAGGAGTAGTACATCCGCAAGATGCTGTGATGTTAGAAATCACTAATGGAGCTTCTCCAGTATTGGTGAAATTGAATTGATGCTCAATGATTTGACCTTCATTGATATCCCCAAATTCATATTCCATTTCAGCAAATTGGAATTGACCCAAAGTGCTTGGATCAGCAGCCTGTGATGCCTGAGCATTAACAGGTGTGACTGACGTATTGCTCGTTTCAAGAGCAGCTATTTTATCTTCAAGAGCCTTGATTTTAGCATCTTGGTCACTTTTTTGGCTACAAGCTGTCCCCAATGCTAGGCAAAGGGATAGAGCAGCAGCGCTCAACATG
This genomic stretch from Algoriphagus halophilus harbors:
- a CDS encoding polysaccharide lyase family 8 super-sandwich domain-containing protein, with amino-acid sequence MFENYQSSPATDEMDKDISILFTLIQPNGSFKDLNYADKSMTKWEPDKHIKRLGKMTKAYTRASSDFYQDDKLYDGIIRGMNYWTSLKQEPISDNWWWLSISVPKEIGGMLITMKYGEKQVPKDLENKMIEWMNKTVSITKSPGKDGSNLTDIAQHMIMQAVLTENSDLLNKAVSVVSESVRITKGDGIQRDLSFHAHGPELYMHGYGREYLLGIRNVAVYIVGTSFSFKPEQIALISEFVRNGYLRSMRGKYIDYSVIGRGIARVNATRTNSGLVKQLKAIDIEDHQQEYQDAIDRIDGKKPVSYKIEPRNIHYWRSDYTIHQRPEFLVSLNSSSTRTVRTESGNGENLTGQFLTEGAMYIAVKGDEYFNIFPNWEWNKIPGSTTPEINPLKKRTNWVAERGNVDFVGGVSDGLNGVSVYQMNAYNTRANKAWFFFGDKVICLGAGITADRVETINTTVNQSRLRGDVSIGNENEMQVMNSNSTKIDKGPIWIYHDQIGYFFPNSQDIELSAQNQPGAWADINGNSSKKTINEEVFKLYINHGKNPKNEKYSYILMPGIESTSALKEVDLTGIDVERNDEKIQAVSDKGLNLLGVVFYEEGTFEWGENKLTVDKPCLVMLQEYSEGKWNVNLSDPTQLLKGTVKLNLKVDGKSKNFNFSLPDDDYAGSTISKPIDLN
- a CDS encoding DUF3037 domain-containing protein, which translates into the protein MQGQHLYEYAIIRVVPRVEREEFINVGVILCDWKSGFIGSKVFLNKEKLLALDPNADLEMIENNLSSFDKICQGSSKGGPIAEMDLASRFRWLTAVRSSVIQTSRPHTGFSTNLPKTLESLFEEQVG
- a CDS encoding HipA family kinase; this translates as MSQNFKLRTVNVTRYILPLREGGSLPALADADDGFKYVLKFRGSGQREKALISEFLGGEIARSLSLKVPELVFANLDPAFGRSEGDEEIQDLLKGSQGLNLALHFLSGAINYDPLAMQIDPLLASKIVWLDLLITNVDRTFRNTNMLMWNRELWLIDHGAAFLFQHSWTNWEKNAKGPFPIIKNHVLLPQASLLEEANEVLKPKLNKELFEELVSALPDEWLLAGGDSEDVTEIRKVYSEFLSLRLTYADQFTKEAQDARTTLI
- a CDS encoding nuclear transport factor 2 family protein, giving the protein MKVFVCTLLLFTFLNFEAACQSANDRDLIVNTVQLYFGGMMERDKSKLEAAFIPEARLIGYRGEHFTITSFESWAEGTSKGEPRNSIDYKNEIVSIRVQGNAASVETELYWPGVYYYDFLTLMKIDGNWKIVNKSWSEREI
- a CDS encoding bestrophin family protein produces the protein MKGYNPKDWFRLLFLIQKYDTLARLAPLMLIILGYSLFVAWLEIDYLGIEEDSWLAHLTTMHSLLSFVLSILMVFRTNTAYDRWWEGRKLWGALVNCSRNFALKLAAILDTNDSDSRRFFRKCIPIYAFSLREHLQSHITLYMLDNEEPEELKPIIDLEKHVPNQIAKFMFSRVNELYKKGEITGDQLIVLNNEITAFTDICGACERIKNTPIPYSYSSFIKKFILFFVLTLPFALVFNLGYYAAPIVTFVFYVMASLEMVAEEIEEPFGTDTNDLPMGKLSENIQKHVEEII
- the coaE gene encoding dephospho-CoA kinase (Dephospho-CoA kinase (CoaE) performs the final step in coenzyme A biosynthesis.), translating into MSNKPPLLIGLTGGIGSGKSTVARIFQILGIPTYFADDRAKWLMANEPDLIQGIQSTFGEEAYLEDGSVNRVFLAKEVFSDPEKVKKINALVHPAVSKDFASWASKQKSPYVLKEAALIFETGSFKDLDYVINVSSPLKVRVARVLMRDTHRSEEQVNQIIDQQIPDETKNEMADFIIKNVDNKLLIPQVLKIHELLKSNF
- a CDS encoding YbbR-like domain-containing protein, encoding MPETKKSSKGISPKKLSDLKVVVLCIAAATTFWILNALNKDDYNTIVDFPIEIVYNDEAYMPVKKLPASIQIEINGNGWDLLRKYFNINESPFQIDLENPASKNYILTSDLKRSLGEFISPTQLISVLEDSIKYQIDEIQTVKLKPVLDSASFSLANNYRNTGDVNFTPESISIQGPSSVLKSFEGRFPVQMNQNRIAQSINKDVELRIPKNLENQVSLITESIQVQFDVVSILEGNKRLKVKKINFPRTVTMEDEEVKIMIYYKVDERKASELNEIEFDAILNYSQRNKEDSTITVKVEPMPSYLEEVRVEPATIKLKYEQ
- the yajC gene encoding preprotein translocase subunit YajC, which produces MITTVLAQAAAGGGGIMGQVFLFGGIILIMYFFMIRPQQKKQKESKKFIEEIKKGDTVVTIGGLHGKVSAVESETVVLELDRGLKVTVEKSAISLDFSKKPTTSK
- a CDS encoding DUF1573 domain-containing protein yields the protein MKINMLSAAALSLCLALGTACSQKSDQDAKIKALEDKIAALETSNTSVTPVNAQASQAADPSTLGQFQFAEMEYEFGDINEGQIIEHQFNFTNTGEAPLVISNITASCGCTTPDWTKTPIKPGEEGYVKVVFNSTSKRGAQAPTVSIQANTNPTVTRLRMKGTVTPKAAGATAPVGPVKR